One Kitasatospora sp. MAP12-44 DNA segment encodes these proteins:
- a CDS encoding NAD(P)H-dependent oxidoreductase — protein MSADATQPGPLRVLVLGAALRAESTNARLAALVARLAADAGAAVDLAAMHEFDMPLYDGDVEAAGGIPDGALALRDRLELCDAFVISSPEYNGSMPGALKNAIDWVSRVQPQPFKTKHALLVSASPSLVGGNRGLWALRVPLEHLGTRVYPDMFSLGRAHQAFTADGLLTDPGLQQRLAETVTAFLGLVEADARYGCLQRRWYEFLGDRTEAAVTQRAED, from the coding sequence ATGTCCGCAGACGCCACCCAGCCCGGCCCGCTCCGGGTCCTGGTCCTCGGCGCCGCCCTGCGCGCCGAGTCCACCAACGCCCGACTCGCCGCCCTGGTGGCCCGTTTGGCGGCCGACGCCGGCGCCGCCGTCGACCTCGCGGCCATGCACGAGTTCGACATGCCGCTGTACGACGGCGACGTGGAGGCCGCGGGCGGGATCCCGGACGGCGCGCTCGCGTTGCGCGACCGGCTGGAGCTCTGCGACGCGTTCGTGATCTCCTCCCCCGAGTACAACGGCTCGATGCCCGGCGCCCTGAAGAACGCCATCGACTGGGTCTCGCGCGTCCAGCCGCAACCGTTCAAGACCAAGCACGCGCTGCTGGTCTCGGCCTCCCCGTCGCTGGTCGGCGGGAACCGCGGGCTGTGGGCGCTGCGGGTACCGCTGGAGCACCTCGGCACCCGCGTCTATCCGGATATGTTCAGCCTGGGCCGGGCACACCAGGCCTTCACCGCCGACGGACTGCTCACCGACCCCGGGCTGCAGCAGCGTCTCGCCGAGACCGTCACCGCGTTCCTCGGCCTCGTCGAGGCCGACGCGCGCTACGGCTGCCTGCAACGCCGGTGGTACGAGTTCCTGGGCGACCGCACCGAGGCCGCCGTCACCCAGCGCGCGGAGGACTGA
- the murQ gene encoding N-acetylmuramic acid 6-phosphate etherase produces MAEEPTSHAPAWTAGSAELRVQLGRLSTEEHRPELARIDELPTLEIARLMNAEDQLVPGAVAAQLPCIAAAIDAIAERMARGGRLVYAGAGTSGRLGVLDASECPPTFNTAPGQVLGLIAGRPVALRRAVEGAEDDRAAAAADLDRIGLTERDSVVGVSASGRTPYPLAAVEHARALGALTVGLSCNAGSALAAAAEHGIEVVVGPELLAGSTRLKAGSAQKLVLNLISTLTMIRLGRTYGNLMVDLRATNEKLRARAHRILALATGADDATIERALAAADGEVKNALLMILGRLDAPTAAARLARHQGRLRNALADGSS; encoded by the coding sequence ATGGCCGAGGAACCGACCAGCCACGCGCCCGCCTGGACGGCGGGTAGTGCCGAGCTGCGGGTCCAGTTGGGCAGGCTCAGTACTGAGGAGCACCGTCCCGAGCTCGCGCGGATCGACGAGTTGCCCACCCTGGAGATCGCCCGGCTGATGAACGCAGAGGACCAGCTGGTACCGGGCGCAGTGGCCGCCCAACTCCCGTGCATCGCCGCCGCGATCGACGCCATCGCGGAGCGGATGGCCCGCGGCGGGAGGCTCGTCTACGCGGGCGCGGGCACCTCCGGACGCCTCGGCGTCCTCGACGCGAGCGAGTGCCCGCCCACCTTCAACACCGCGCCCGGCCAGGTGCTCGGCCTGATCGCGGGCAGACCGGTCGCCCTGCGCCGCGCCGTCGAGGGGGCCGAGGACGACCGCGCGGCGGCCGCCGCCGACCTCGACCGGATCGGCCTGACCGAGCGGGACAGCGTGGTCGGCGTCTCCGCCTCGGGCCGTACGCCCTATCCGCTCGCCGCCGTCGAGCACGCCCGGGCGCTGGGTGCACTGACCGTCGGGCTCTCCTGCAACGCGGGCTCCGCGCTGGCAGCGGCCGCCGAGCACGGCATCGAGGTGGTGGTCGGCCCGGAACTGCTGGCCGGTTCGACGCGGCTCAAGGCCGGCAGCGCGCAGAAGCTGGTCCTCAACCTGATCTCTACCCTCACGATGATCCGACTCGGTAGGACGTACGGAAACCTGATGGTTGACCTGCGGGCCACGAACGAGAAGCTGCGGGCTCGGGCCCACCGGATCCTGGCGCTGGCCACCGGTGCCGACGACGCGACGATCGAGCGGGCCCTGGCCGCCGCCGACGGCGAGGTGAAGAACGCGCTGCTGATGATCCTCGGCCGGCTCGACGCCCCGACCGCCGCCGCCCGACTCGCCCGCCACCAGGGCCGGTTGCGCAACGCCCTGGCCGACGGGTCCAGCTGA
- the htpG gene encoding molecular chaperone HtpG, with protein MAAETFEFQVEARQLLQMMIHSIYSNKDVFLRELVSNASDALDKLRLEALRDDALGADVADLHIVIETDPGTRTLTVRDNGIGMSHDEVVKLIGTIANSGTAAFLRELKEAKETASAETLIGRFGVGFYSSFMVADEVELLTRRAGQSQGTRWTSSGEGTYTIETVEEAPQGTSVTLHLKPVDTDDGMHDYTSRWKIREIVKRYSDFITWPVRMAAEPAEPDAAEEDAAPAEPETLNSMKALWARSRDEVSDAEYHELYKHISHDWMDPLETIRLQAEGTFEYQALLFIPSHAPHDLFTQGYQRGVQLYVKRVFIMDDCEALLPGYLRFVKGVVDAQDLSLNVSREILQQDRQIQMMYRRLAKKVLSGVKDMMTGAPERYATFWREFGRVVKEGLLSDFENRDAILAISSFASTHDANATTTLKSYVERMKDGQEHIFYLTGENRQAVENSPHMEAFRAKGIEVLLLTDPVDEVWVSAVPDFDGKQLRSIAKGEVDLGTDEEKKQAETEREKQQQEYAGLLTLLTDRLGEHVKEVRLSSRLTVSPACVVSDTHDVSPALESMYRAMGQEVPQVKRILELNAGHPLVAGLNKAHGAGGDETGVVETGELLHGMALLAEGGELTDAARFIKLMADRLERSL; from the coding sequence ATGGCTGCTGAGACGTTCGAGTTCCAGGTGGAAGCGCGTCAGCTCCTGCAGATGATGATCCATTCGATCTACTCGAACAAGGACGTCTTCCTGCGCGAGCTGGTGTCCAACGCCTCCGATGCACTGGACAAGTTGCGCCTCGAGGCACTGCGGGACGACGCGCTCGGCGCGGACGTCGCCGATCTGCACATCGTCATCGAGACCGACCCCGGGACCCGCACCCTGACGGTGCGGGACAACGGCATCGGCATGTCGCACGACGAGGTGGTCAAGCTCATCGGGACCATCGCCAACTCCGGTACGGCCGCGTTCCTGCGCGAGCTGAAGGAGGCCAAGGAGACGGCCAGCGCCGAGACCCTCATCGGTCGGTTCGGGGTCGGGTTCTACTCCAGCTTCATGGTGGCCGACGAGGTCGAGCTGCTGACCCGGCGCGCCGGCCAGAGCCAGGGCACCCGCTGGACGTCGAGCGGCGAGGGGACCTACACGATCGAGACGGTCGAGGAGGCGCCGCAGGGCACCTCGGTCACGCTCCACCTCAAGCCCGTGGACACCGACGACGGGATGCACGACTACACGTCCCGCTGGAAGATCCGGGAGATCGTCAAGCGCTACTCGGACTTCATCACCTGGCCCGTCCGGATGGCCGCCGAGCCCGCCGAGCCTGACGCGGCCGAGGAGGACGCCGCCCCCGCCGAGCCGGAGACCCTCAATTCCATGAAGGCGCTCTGGGCGCGTTCGCGGGACGAGGTGTCCGACGCCGAGTACCACGAGCTGTACAAGCACATCAGCCACGACTGGATGGATCCGCTGGAGACCATCCGCCTCCAGGCGGAGGGGACCTTCGAGTACCAGGCCCTCCTGTTCATCCCCTCGCACGCGCCGCACGACCTGTTCACCCAGGGCTACCAGCGCGGGGTCCAGCTCTACGTGAAGCGCGTCTTCATCATGGACGACTGCGAGGCGCTGCTGCCCGGCTACCTGCGCTTCGTCAAGGGCGTAGTCGACGCGCAGGACCTGTCGCTCAACGTGTCGCGCGAGATCCTCCAGCAGGACCGCCAGATCCAGATGATGTACCGCCGCCTGGCGAAGAAGGTGCTGTCCGGCGTCAAGGACATGATGACCGGCGCCCCCGAGCGCTACGCCACCTTCTGGCGGGAGTTCGGCCGCGTCGTCAAGGAGGGCCTGCTCAGCGACTTCGAGAACCGCGATGCCATCCTCGCCATCTCCTCGTTCGCCTCGACGCACGACGCGAACGCGACGACCACGCTGAAGAGTTACGTCGAGCGTATGAAGGACGGGCAGGAGCACATCTTCTACCTGACCGGCGAGAACCGGCAGGCCGTCGAGAACTCCCCGCACATGGAGGCGTTCCGGGCCAAGGGCATCGAGGTGCTGCTGCTGACCGACCCGGTCGACGAGGTCTGGGTCAGCGCCGTTCCCGACTTCGACGGCAAGCAGCTGCGCTCCATCGCCAAGGGCGAGGTCGACCTCGGCACGGACGAGGAGAAGAAGCAGGCCGAGACCGAGCGGGAGAAGCAGCAGCAGGAGTACGCCGGGCTGCTCACCCTGCTGACGGACCGGCTGGGCGAGCACGTCAAGGAGGTCCGGCTGTCCTCACGACTGACCGTCTCGCCCGCCTGCGTCGTCTCGGACACGCACGACGTGAGCCCGGCCCTGGAGAGCATGTACCGCGCGATGGGCCAGGAGGTGCCCCAGGTCAAGCGCATCCTGGAGCTCAACGCCGGCCACCCGCTGGTCGCCGGCCTCAACAAGGCGCACGGCGCGGGCGGCGACGAGACCGGCGTCGTCGAGACCGGTGAACTCCTGCACGGCATGGCGCTGCTGGCCGAGGGCGGCGAGCTGACGGATGCCGCACGCTTCATCAAGCTGATGGCGGACCGCCTCGAGCGCAGCCTGTAG
- a CDS encoding LysR family transcriptional regulator produces MSDRDANGSSPTGSGATGSAPLDLNLLRTFLAVHRAGSFTAGAALLGLSQPTVTAQIRALERRLGRELFERQARGVAALPFADELATQLSGPLDQLVSLSTSVTGEERTGPAEPVHLAGPAEFLCMTLLPALAPLVAEGVRLRLATGLTEPLLEELRAGRHDLVVSTHRPRGRALAAVPLADEEFVLVAAPSWAERLAGPDLPADLPAALHRVPLISYAEDLPIARRYWRHVFERRLNCPAAVTVPDLRGVLAAVTAGAGFSVLPSYLCRAELASGALVLLHEPEDPPINTAYLVQRPGASTNPHLARVRDHLLDSARAW; encoded by the coding sequence ATGAGCGATCGGGATGCCAATGGCTCCAGCCCCACCGGATCCGGCGCCACCGGCTCTGCCCCGTTGGACCTGAACCTGCTGCGGACCTTCCTGGCCGTCCACCGCGCCGGCTCGTTCACCGCGGGCGCTGCGCTGCTCGGCCTCTCGCAGCCCACAGTCACCGCCCAGATCCGGGCGCTGGAGCGACGGCTGGGCCGCGAGCTCTTCGAACGCCAGGCGCGCGGCGTCGCCGCACTGCCGTTCGCCGACGAGCTCGCGACCCAGCTCTCCGGCCCACTCGACCAGCTGGTCTCGCTCTCCACCTCCGTCACCGGCGAGGAGCGCACCGGCCCGGCGGAACCGGTGCACCTGGCCGGGCCCGCCGAGTTCCTCTGCATGACCCTGCTGCCCGCGCTGGCGCCGCTGGTCGCCGAGGGCGTCCGGCTGCGACTGGCCACCGGTCTGACCGAGCCGCTCCTGGAGGAGCTCCGAGCCGGCCGGCACGACCTGGTGGTCTCCACCCACCGGCCGCGCGGCCGGGCACTCGCCGCTGTGCCGCTCGCCGACGAGGAGTTCGTCCTGGTCGCCGCGCCCAGCTGGGCCGAACGCCTCGCCGGCCCCGACCTGCCCGCCGACCTGCCCGCCGCGCTGCACCGCGTCCCGCTGATCAGCTACGCCGAAGACCTGCCCATCGCCCGCCGCTACTGGCGGCACGTCTTCGAGCGCCGCCTCAACTGCCCGGCCGCGGTGACCGTCCCGGACCTGCGCGGAGTCCTCGCGGCGGTCACGGCGGGCGCCGGTTTCAGCGTCCTGCCCAGCTATCTCTGCCGCGCGGAACTCGCCTCCGGCGCCCTGGTGCTCCTGCACGAACCGGAGGACCCGCCGATCAACACCGCCTACCTCGTCCAGCGCCCCGGGGCCTCCACCAACCCCCACCTGGCCCGCGTTCGCGACCACCTGCTGGACTCGGCCCGCGCCTGGTGA
- a CDS encoding PTS transporter subunit EIIC yields MSDETPRTTTPRTTTAAATAAAILPLLGGAANIATVAHCMTRLRLGLVDRGLVQHTELRSLPAVLGLVEDDTYQLVLGPGIVTRVAAELSGLLEADRQQPLQGAELTDRGPRRERDATALKRALRRIADVFVPLIPALIGCGVVAGVNGLLTNLGLAPALVPALGAIAGGFMSLIAVFVGYNTAKEFGGTPILGGAVAAVIVYPGVADVSVFGQKLSPGQGGVLGALVAALLAVRIERLCRRLLPQALDVLLTPTLTVLLTGLVTLFGLLRLAGAVANEVGEAASWLLSHGGALAGLLLGGLFLPLVMLGLHQALIPIHVTLIQQQGYTLLLPILAMAGAGQVGCAIAVYLRLHRNSSIRATIRSALPAGLLGVGEPLIYGVSLPLGRPFVTACLGGAAGGAFIGLCNQLGTPVGSTAIGPSGWALVPLLKGTHGMGAAVAVYAGGLLTGYLVGFLATYLFGFTRPMLTELNPEPG; encoded by the coding sequence GTGTCCGACGAGACCCCCCGCACCACGACTCCGCGCACCACGACCGCCGCCGCGACCGCCGCCGCGATCCTCCCGCTGCTCGGAGGCGCCGCGAACATCGCCACCGTCGCCCACTGCATGACCCGCCTGCGCCTGGGCCTGGTCGACCGCGGCCTCGTCCAGCACACCGAACTCCGCTCTCTGCCAGCCGTGTTGGGCCTGGTCGAGGACGACACCTACCAGCTCGTGCTGGGCCCCGGCATCGTGACGCGGGTCGCCGCGGAGCTGTCAGGACTCCTCGAAGCCGACCGCCAACAGCCCCTCCAGGGAGCGGAGTTGACGGACCGAGGCCCCCGGCGGGAGCGCGATGCCACCGCGCTCAAGCGTGCGCTGCGCCGGATCGCCGACGTCTTCGTGCCACTGATCCCGGCCCTGATCGGCTGCGGCGTCGTGGCGGGCGTCAACGGCCTGCTGACCAACCTCGGGCTGGCGCCCGCCCTGGTACCGGCGCTCGGCGCGATCGCGGGCGGGTTCATGTCGCTGATCGCGGTGTTCGTCGGATACAACACGGCCAAGGAGTTCGGCGGAACCCCGATCCTCGGCGGCGCGGTCGCCGCCGTGATCGTCTACCCGGGGGTGGCCGACGTCTCCGTCTTCGGGCAGAAGCTCTCCCCGGGCCAGGGCGGCGTGCTCGGCGCCCTGGTCGCGGCGCTGCTGGCGGTACGGATCGAGCGGCTGTGCCGGCGGCTGCTCCCGCAGGCGCTGGACGTGCTGCTCACCCCGACCCTGACCGTCCTGCTGACCGGTCTGGTGACCCTGTTCGGCCTGCTGCGCCTCGCCGGCGCCGTCGCCAACGAGGTCGGCGAGGCGGCGAGTTGGCTGCTCTCGCACGGCGGGGCGCTGGCCGGGCTGCTGCTCGGCGGGCTCTTCCTGCCGCTGGTGATGCTGGGTCTGCACCAGGCACTGATCCCGATCCACGTCACCCTGATCCAGCAGCAGGGCTACACCCTGCTGCTGCCGATCCTGGCGATGGCCGGCGCCGGCCAGGTCGGCTGCGCGATCGCGGTCTACCTCCGGCTGCACCGCAACAGCTCGATCCGGGCCACCATCAGGTCCGCACTGCCCGCCGGACTCCTGGGCGTGGGCGAGCCGTTGATCTACGGCGTCTCGCTGCCGCTGGGCCGCCCGTTCGTGACGGCCTGTCTGGGCGGCGCGGCGGGCGGCGCGTTCATCGGCCTGTGCAACCAACTCGGCACACCCGTCGGCTCCACCGCCATCGGCCCCTCGGGCTGGGCGCTCGTCCCGCTGCTGAAAGGCACGCACGGCATGGGAGCCGCTGTCGCGGTCTACGCGGGCGGGCTGCTGACGGGCTACCTGGTCGGCTTTCTGGCCACCTACCTCTTCGGCTTCACCCGACCGATGCTCACCGAGCTGAACCCGGAGCCCGGGTGA
- a CDS encoding type 1 glutamine amidotransferase domain-containing protein, producing the protein MVKKILFVMTGVDYWTLADGTKHPTGFWAEEAVAPYEAFKAAGHQIVVATPGGVIPTVDRGSLAPQVNGGEEGAKKIADALASITELQHPVKLEDVSLDDYDAVFYPGGHGPMEDLAVNADSGRLLTLALKSGMPLGVVCHAPAALLAARNEDGSSPFAGRRLTGFTNAEEIQAGLADKAKWLLQDRLVELGADFQEGEPWAPHVVVDGNLVTGQNPSSSAPLAAELLKKLA; encoded by the coding sequence ATGGTCAAGAAGATCCTTTTCGTGATGACCGGCGTCGACTACTGGACGCTGGCCGACGGCACCAAGCACCCGACCGGCTTCTGGGCCGAGGAAGCCGTCGCCCCGTACGAGGCGTTCAAGGCGGCGGGCCACCAGATCGTCGTCGCCACCCCCGGCGGCGTGATCCCGACCGTCGACCGCGGCAGCCTCGCCCCGCAGGTCAACGGCGGCGAGGAGGGTGCCAAGAAGATCGCGGACGCCCTCGCCTCGATCACCGAGCTCCAGCACCCCGTCAAGCTGGAGGACGTCAGCCTGGACGACTACGACGCGGTCTTCTACCCCGGTGGCCACGGCCCGATGGAGGACCTGGCCGTCAACGCCGACTCCGGTCGGCTGCTGACCCTGGCGCTCAAGTCCGGCATGCCGCTGGGCGTGGTCTGCCACGCTCCCGCCGCGCTGCTGGCCGCCCGCAACGAGGACGGCAGCTCGCCGTTCGCCGGCCGCAGGCTGACCGGCTTCACCAACGCCGAGGAGATCCAGGCCGGTCTGGCCGACAAGGCCAAGTGGCTGCTGCAGGACCGCCTGGTCGAGCTCGGCGCCGACTTCCAGGAGGGCGAGCCCTGGGCCCCGCACGTCGTCGTCGACGGCAACCTGGTCACCGGGCAGAACCCCTCCTCCTCCGCACCGCTCGCAGCAGAGCTGCTCAAGAAGCTGGCCTGA
- a CDS encoding YceI family protein produces the protein MTLSLPELTGDYVLDPAHTRIGFVARHAMVTKVRGAFLEFEGTAHLDGADPTRSSGRVTIKTASIDTGNEQRDGHLRTNDFLDAPQYPAITFVSTAVEASGGSDFRVTGDLTIKETTRQIAIDFEYTGNAVDPYGNLRVGLEGSVTISRKEYGMTWNAALEGGGVLVSDKVVLEFDVSAIKQS, from the coding sequence ATGACCCTCTCGCTGCCGGAGCTCACCGGAGACTACGTACTGGACCCCGCGCACACCCGGATCGGGTTCGTCGCGCGGCACGCCATGGTGACCAAGGTCCGCGGAGCCTTCCTCGAGTTCGAGGGCACCGCCCATCTGGACGGCGCCGATCCGACCCGCTCCAGCGGGCGGGTGACGATCAAGACCGCGAGCATCGACACCGGCAACGAGCAGCGCGACGGTCACCTGCGTACCAACGACTTCCTGGACGCCCCGCAGTACCCGGCCATCACGTTCGTCTCCACCGCGGTCGAGGCCAGCGGAGGCAGCGACTTCCGGGTGACCGGCGATCTGACGATCAAGGAGACCACCCGTCAGATCGCCATCGACTTCGAGTACACCGGCAACGCCGTCGACCCCTACGGCAACCTGCGGGTCGGGCTGGAGGGCTCGGTGACGATCAGCCGCAAGGAGTACGGCATGACGTGGAATGCCGCGTTGGAGGGCGGCGGCGTCCTGGTCAGCGACAAGGTGGTCCTCGAGTTCGACGTGTCCGCGATCAAGCAGAGCTGA
- a CDS encoding acyl-CoA thioester hydrolase/BAAT C-terminal domain-containing protein — translation MKVIEQELVTPWEAVLLEPVGGSRTGVLVLSGSSGRVERQRARVLAEQGCLALAIRWFGGAGQAAGICEVPLETFVAAVDLLRARGAERICILGTSKGAEAALLTAVRDPRVDVVVALAPTSVVWGNVGPGLDGEQRPYRSSWSWRGQPLPFVPYDDSWLSADHGDGPVAIRGCYEQSERTFAADLDAAAIPVEQARADILLVAGADDEMWPALRYARELAARREAVGAQVEVITRDDAGHRPRLPGEGPAAPSTVYHYGGTAEGDALLGEAAWGSILDRLG, via the coding sequence GTGAAGGTCATCGAGCAGGAACTGGTGACTCCTTGGGAGGCGGTGCTGCTGGAGCCGGTCGGCGGTAGCCGCACCGGGGTCCTGGTGCTGTCGGGGTCGAGCGGGCGGGTGGAGCGGCAGCGGGCGCGGGTGCTGGCCGAGCAGGGCTGTCTCGCGCTGGCGATCCGGTGGTTCGGTGGCGCCGGGCAGGCTGCGGGGATCTGTGAGGTGCCGCTGGAGACGTTCGTGGCGGCGGTGGATCTACTGCGGGCGCGGGGCGCGGAGCGGATCTGCATCCTGGGCACGTCGAAGGGAGCCGAGGCCGCGTTGCTGACGGCGGTGCGTGATCCGCGGGTGGACGTGGTGGTGGCCCTGGCGCCGACCTCGGTGGTGTGGGGGAATGTCGGGCCGGGGCTCGATGGGGAGCAGCGGCCGTACCGCTCGTCGTGGAGCTGGCGCGGGCAGCCGCTGCCGTTCGTCCCGTACGACGACTCCTGGCTGTCGGCCGATCACGGCGACGGGCCGGTGGCGATCCGGGGCTGTTACGAGCAGAGCGAGCGCACCTTCGCCGCCGATCTGGACGCCGCCGCCATCCCCGTGGAGCAGGCACGTGCCGACATCCTGTTGGTGGCAGGGGCCGATGACGAGATGTGGCCCGCCCTGCGGTACGCGCGAGAGCTGGCCGCGCGGCGAGAGGCGGTCGGCGCCCAGGTCGAGGTGATCACCCGCGACGACGCGGGACATCGCCCGCGCCTGCCCGGGGAGGGCCCGGCCGCGCCGTCGACGGTGTACCACTACGGGGGCACGGCCGAGGGCGACGCCCTGCTCGGTGAGGCCGCCTGGGGATCGATCCTCGACCGGCTCGGGTGA
- a CDS encoding helix-turn-helix domain-containing protein produces MPAGRLDEVLDATYTCLTRYGVRRTTMDDIASEMGVSRSAVYQYVRSKDDAFRRLAERLHTQALARARQAAAFDAPVAERVRAVLEAKLDLVLQLAGDSPHTAELLDSKARLFGDICTEFTARLRSLLADVFAQAGVEQPEDAADICIALVVGLESAPAPKRLFARAAAALHTGLCDIPRVLVSPAE; encoded by the coding sequence ATGCCCGCCGGCCGGCTCGACGAGGTGCTCGACGCCACCTACACCTGCTTGACCAGGTACGGGGTGCGGCGCACCACGATGGACGACATCGCCAGCGAGATGGGCGTGTCGCGGTCGGCGGTCTACCAGTACGTCCGCAGCAAGGACGACGCGTTCCGCCGGCTCGCCGAGCGCCTGCACACCCAGGCGCTCGCGCGGGCCCGGCAGGCCGCCGCGTTCGACGCCCCGGTCGCCGAACGCGTCCGCGCCGTGCTGGAGGCCAAGCTCGACCTGGTCCTGCAACTCGCCGGGGACTCCCCGCACACGGCCGAACTCCTGGACAGCAAGGCCCGGTTGTTCGGCGACATCTGCACCGAGTTCACCGCGCGGCTGCGCTCCCTGCTGGCCGACGTCTTCGCCCAGGCGGGCGTGGAGCAGCCCGAGGACGCGGCCGACATCTGCATCGCGCTGGTCGTGGGCCTGGAGAGCGCGCCCGCCCCCAAGCGCCTCTTCGCCCGCGCGGCGGCCGCACTCCACACCGGACTGTGCGACATCCCGCGAGTTCTCGTGAGCCCCGCTGAGTGA
- a CDS encoding TIGR03767 family metallophosphoesterase — translation MSAFSRRRFIGGASATAAGAALSLAGGTFASAAARDGALAATVARAVAVGGTTLEQVATPLGSGGYRRLLSGPGWPLVVRGELAAAQAGRDGRRTGLASFVQFTDLHLCDTESPMRFEYLARWNDAAHRPQETLTVRGASSLVERVNEVAAGPYTGLPFSLVMATGDNTDNHEQLELDWYLTVMSGGQVTPNSGDTSRYEGVQNSGSAAYWNPESAFQDNYKAVGFPQIPGFLSAAGSSFQAPGLKTPWYTTVGNHDDSIEGTLPDLGLLNSLYTGDRKIEGCDDADAAKLAGLLKSDPASAVLLLGKLLEDADAVREITPDARRQPFTTKQFAQAHLNPAYTGAGPYGHGFTSDAANSGNLYYTFEISEGVLGISLDTTNAAGFADGSIGTAQLNWLEQQLRANSDHWYDTNGNLVRGGSSSRLVVLFSHHTSTTMGNLLLDPRHFFELRHDGNALVALLQRYPNVLAWVNGHTHQNQITAHGHAVPERAFWEINTASHIDFPQHARIIEVTDNGDGTLSLFTTLIESAAPYGTAFDDTSDAGLASLYRELSFNDPYATPGVKLGTPLDHNTELLLAKPGR, via the coding sequence ATGTCCGCGTTCAGTCGCCGCCGCTTCATCGGCGGCGCTTCGGCCACGGCCGCAGGTGCCGCGCTCTCGCTGGCCGGCGGGACCTTCGCGTCGGCCGCCGCCCGGGACGGCGCGCTGGCGGCCACCGTGGCGCGCGCGGTGGCGGTCGGCGGCACGACGCTGGAGCAGGTCGCCACCCCGCTCGGCAGCGGCGGCTACCGGCGGCTGCTCTCCGGTCCGGGCTGGCCGCTGGTGGTGCGCGGCGAGCTGGCCGCCGCGCAGGCCGGCAGAGACGGCCGGCGCACCGGCCTGGCGAGCTTCGTCCAGTTCACCGACCTGCACCTGTGCGACACCGAGTCGCCGATGCGCTTCGAGTACCTGGCCCGCTGGAACGACGCCGCGCACCGCCCGCAGGAGACGCTCACCGTGCGCGGCGCCTCCTCGCTGGTCGAGCGGGTGAACGAGGTGGCGGCCGGCCCGTACACCGGCCTGCCGTTCAGCCTGGTGATGGCCACCGGTGACAACACCGACAACCACGAGCAGCTCGAACTCGACTGGTACCTGACGGTGATGAGCGGCGGTCAGGTGACCCCGAACAGCGGTGACACCAGCCGTTACGAGGGCGTGCAGAACTCCGGCAGCGCCGCCTACTGGAACCCGGAGAGCGCCTTCCAGGACAACTACAAGGCGGTCGGCTTCCCCCAGATCCCGGGCTTCCTGAGCGCTGCCGGCAGCTCGTTCCAGGCACCCGGCCTGAAGACGCCCTGGTACACCACGGTCGGCAACCACGACGACAGCATCGAGGGCACGCTGCCCGACCTGGGCCTGCTGAACTCGCTCTACACCGGCGACCGCAAGATCGAGGGCTGCGACGACGCCGACGCGGCGAAGCTGGCCGGCCTGCTGAAGAGCGACCCGGCCTCCGCCGTGCTGCTGCTCGGCAAGCTGCTGGAGGACGCCGACGCGGTCCGCGAGATCACCCCCGACGCCCGTCGCCAGCCGTTCACCACCAAGCAGTTCGCCCAGGCGCACCTCAACCCGGCCTACACCGGCGCCGGCCCCTACGGCCACGGCTTCACCTCGGATGCCGCCAACAGCGGCAACCTCTACTACACCTTCGAGATCTCGGAGGGTGTCCTCGGTATCAGCCTGGACACCACCAACGCGGCCGGCTTCGCCGACGGCTCGATCGGCACCGCGCAGCTGAACTGGCTGGAGCAGCAGCTGCGGGCCAACAGCGACCACTGGTACGACACCAACGGCAACCTGGTGCGCGGTGGTTCGAGCAGCCGGCTGGTCGTGCTGTTCAGCCACCACACCAGCACCACCATGGGCAACCTGCTGCTCGACCCGCGCCACTTCTTCGAGCTGCGGCACGACGGCAACGCGCTGGTCGCCCTGCTCCAGCGCTACCCGAACGTCCTGGCCTGGGTGAACGGCCACACCCACCAGAACCAGATCACCGCGCACGGCCACGCGGTGCCCGAGCGGGCGTTCTGGGAGATCAACACCGCCTCGCACATCGACTTCCCGCAGCACGCGCGGATCATCGAGGTCACCGACAACGGCGACGGCACCCTCTCGCTCTTCACCACCCTGATCGAGTCCGCCGCGCCCTATGGCACCGCCTTCGACGACACCTCGGACGCGGGCCTGGCCTCGCTCTACCGCGAGCTCTCCTTCAACGACCCGTACGCCACGCCGGGAGTCAAGCTCGGCACCCCGCTGGACCACAACACCGAGCTGCTGCTGGCCAAGCCGGGCCGCTGA